The following proteins come from a genomic window of Salvia hispanica cultivar TCC Black 2014 chromosome 4, UniMelb_Shisp_WGS_1.0, whole genome shotgun sequence:
- the LOC125223516 gene encoding tetraspanin-20 — translation MRTPCSHTCLAFILKFLNFLNAFVGVVIIIYSVYVLTQLHHHPPPNDFGFHPNSGVFNPDDALSSNFSSLPAPWFTYAFLATGILIVFISLVGFIGAEAISGCCLCFYAVLTTVFILSEVGLVIFIALDRQWEKDIPSDPTGELDKLWTFINDNADVFMWVGIVVLSVQVLSVLLAIVLRSLVSSQNEDDDLEAEYGFRNSSREPLVSPYSGQASGSARGDSDIWSVRMREKYGLNTSSSSSDAKPKFGESKSSS, via the exons ATGCGAACGCCATGTTCCCATACATGTCTAGCTTTCATCCTCAAATTCCTCAATTTCCTCAACGCATTTGTTGGTGTtgtcataattatatattctgTGTATGTGCTTACTCAATTGCATCACCACCCTCCGCCTAATGATTTCGGATTCCACCCTAACTCCGGCGTCTTTAACCCGGACGATGCGCTCAGCTCCAATTTCAGCTCTCTCCCAGCTCCTTG GTTTACATATGCATTTTTGGCAACTGGGATTTTGATAGTCTTCATCAGTTTGGTTGGATTCATTGGTGCGGAGGCCATCAGCGGCTGTTGCCTTTGCTTT TATGCTGTACTCACTACCGTATTCATTTTATCGGAAGTGGGTTTAGTGATCTTCATTGCTCTTGATCGCCAGTGGGAGAAG GATATCCCATCTGATCCCACTGGAGAACTTGACAAATTGTGGACCTTCATCAATGATAATGCTGATGTCTTTATGTGGGTCGGCATTGTTGTTCTTAGTGTACAG GTGTTATCTGTACTTCTTGCTATAGTACTGAGATCCTTGGTTTCTAGTCAGAATGAAGATGACGATCTCGAGGCTGAGTATGGTTTCCGTAATAGCAGTAGGGAACCATTGGTTAGTCCATATTCAGGCCAAGCATCTGGTTCAGCTAGAGGTGATTCTGATATCTGGAGTGTAAGGATGAGAGAAAAG TATGGACTTAATaccagcagcagcagcagcgacGCGAAACCAAAATTTGGTGAATCCAAAAGCAGCAGCTGA
- the LOC125218147 gene encoding uncharacterized protein LOC125218147 isoform X2 yields the protein MESRNDPPNLVAKLMGLEALPKQKPGSVVPRIHSGGYPRNSSDVSMSYWKQQDEFSHYLNPNEHKATREIWQQSQRSSHVARSKKTTDDRKMGLVRQNFIEAKRLSVNERHRQSKKFQDALEVLSSNKDLFLKCLQEPHSVSSENLYSRQSASSHPETKRITILRPTKRIENNDFVETGIRDTKKIKKGASPQQNGLEKVQPGSSSPEGLNCYENPSRPTKIVVLKPTRKKACNDMTVASPHLEQPMMLQREDFFRHIEEGEGQESRDVAKGIAQQMHAKFGQHHKNENLISSVLLNDYIGDDNLCHSEAMSPVSKLSGDYVDMLSPYSTSTSSRPSYSPESSVSREAKKRLSERWAMMPPNEIGQEQKQYQRSSSTLGEMLALTETKPLYSHGEEGSSSQESGDFEFLFVNQWRRDEAMDNPPRNLMRSKSVPVSGWIGTRLNIGSSVSGEEKSESYKEDGKNGLVTEKFRASRSLSKNLDQPSPISVLDPSFEEEYIQKSASYYAKPEQQGVESPRLSIGSRMIDKSPPIGSIARSPCSNDPFVNAGSSHPSKKLTTKETDEEEREGLLFIKGLLAEAGRQCEARSTSYVTRCHSLQSPLDPSFRGQSINSQDEKNLPDGTLRQKRAVQQLVHDCVNAALVNAGYDSHLSQRLHTSTIPNLIGEKVLGNGWINHFGSEMDDLCRKIEGRLLEELMQEVVVELACRM from the exons ATGGAGTCAAGAAATGATCCACCTAATTTGGTTGCTAAATTAATGGGACTTGAAGCCCTCCCCAAACAGAAGCCCGGCTCAGTTGTTCCAAGAATCCATTCTGGAGGTTATCCTCGAAATAGTTCGGATGTCTCTATGAGTTACTGGAAACAACAGGATGAATTCTCTCACTACCTCAATCCAAATGAACACAAAGCTACTCGTGAAATTTGGCAGCAATCGCAGAGATCAAGTCACGTGGCAAGATCTAAGAAGACCACGGATGACAGAAAGATGGGTCTTGTTCGTCAGAATTTCATTGAAGCAAAACGCCTCTCTGTGAATGAAAGACATCGTCAATCTAAGAAATTCCAAGATGCACTAGAAGTTCTGAGTTCCAATAAAGACTTATTCCTTAAATGTCTGCAAGAACCGCATTCAGTGTCCTCTGAGAATCTTTACAGTCGGCAGTCTGCTTCCAGTCATCCAGAGACAAAACGGATCACTATTCTTAGACCTACAAAGAGGATAGAGAACAATGACTTTGTGGAGACTGGGATTAGAgatacaaagaaaataaagaaagggGCCTCTCCTCAGCAGAATGGACTGGAGAAAGTTCAACCAGGAAGTTCCTCTCCTGAAGGTCTTAATTGTTACGAAAATCCCTCTCGACCGACAAAAATTGTAGTTTTAAAACCTACACGTAAGAAAGCATGTAATGATATGACTGTGGCTTCTCCACATTTAGAACAACCAATGATGCTGCAAAGGGAAGACTTCTTTAGGCATATTGAAGAGGGTGAGGGTCAAGAATCAAGAGATGTAGCAAAAGGAATCGCTCAACAAATGCATGCCAAATTTGGCCAGCatcacaaaaatgaaaacttgATTTCGTCTGTATTATTGAATGACTACATAGGTGATGATAATCTCTGTCATTCAGAGGCCATGTCACCTGTATCTAAGCTTTCAGGGGATTATGTTGATATGCTTAGCCCTTACTCTACGTCTACTTCATCTCGGCCATCTTATTCTCCAGAATCATCAGTTAGCAGAGAAGCGAAGAAACGTCTTTCTGAAAGATGGGCCATGATGCCACCTAATGAGATTGGTCAAGAACAAAAACAATATCAGAGAAGCTCCAGCACTTTAGGTGAGATGCTCGCTTTAACTGAGACAAAACCATTGTATTCTCATGGCGAAGAAGGCAGTTCAAGCCAGGAATCTGGGGACTTCGAATTTCTCTTCGTTAATCAATGGAGACGAGATGAAGCAATGGATAATCCACCAAGAAATCTGATGAGGTCAAAATCTGTTCCGGTATCTGGTTGGATTGGAACTAGGTTGAATATTGGCAGTTCAGTTTCAGGAGAGGAGAAATCAGAATCTTATAAGGAGGATGGAAAA AATGGATTGGTCACAGAGAAATTCAGGGCATCTCGAAGCCTAAGCAAAAATCTTGACCAGCCTAGCCCGATATCTGTCTTAGATCCATCATTTGAGGAGGAGTATATACAAAAGTCAGCTTCTTATTATGCTAAGCCTGAACAACAAG GAGTGGAGTCCCCCCGCTTATCTATAGGATCACGTATGATTGACAAATCGCCACCTATCGGATCCATTGCACGAAGTCCTTGTTCGAATGACCCCTTTGTAAATGCAGGCTCTTCTCACCCCTCCAAGAAATTAACCACCAAAGAAACAGATGAAGAAGAACGAGAAGGCCTTTTATTTATCAAGGGATTATTAGCTGAGGCTGGTCGCCAATGTGAGGCCCGTTCTACCTCGTATGTGACAAGATGTCACTCACTTCAGAGCCCATTGGACCCATCTTTTAGAGGCCAGAGTATTAATTCTCAAGATGAAAAGAATCTGCCGGATGGCACGCTAAGGCAGAAGCGAGCAGTTCAACAACTCGTGCATGATTGTGTAAATGCAGCATTAGTAAATGCAGGATATGACTCACACCTGAGCCAAAGACTCCATACATCCACTATACCCAACTTGATCGGGGAGAAGGTACTGGGCAATGGTTGGATCAATCATTTCGGGTCGGAGATGGATGATTTATGCAGGAAAATTGAAGGGAGGCTGCTAGAAGAGCTCATGCAGGAAGTGGTGGTTGAATTAGCGTGTAGAATGTAA
- the LOC125218147 gene encoding uncharacterized protein LOC125218147 isoform X1 has product MESRNDPPNLVAKLMGLEALPKQKPGSVVPRIHSGGYPRNSSDVSMSYWKQQDEFSHYLNPNEHKATREIWQQSQRSSHVARSKKTTDDRKMGLVRQNFIEAKRLSVNERHRQSKKFQDALEVLSSNKDLFLKCLQEPHSVSSENLYSRQSASSHPETKRITILRPTKRIENNDFVETGIRDTKKIKKGASPQQNGLEKVQPGSSSPEGLNCYENPSRPTKIVVLKPTRKKACNDMTVASPHLEQPMMLQREDFFRHIEEGEGQESRDVAKGIAQQMHAKFGQHHKNENLISSVLLNDYIGDDNLCHSEAMSPVSKLSGDYVDMLSPYSTSTSSRPSYSPESSVSREAKKRLSERWAMMPPNEIGQEQKQYQRSSSTLGEMLALTETKPLYSHGEEGSSSQESGDFEFLFVNQWRRDEAMDNPPRNLMRSKSVPVSGWIGTRLNIGSSVSGEEKSESYKEDGKNGLVTEKFRASRSLSKNLDQPSPISVLDPSFEEEYIQKSASYYAKPEQQVSFLLTNSGVESPRLSIGSRMIDKSPPIGSIARSPCSNDPFVNAGSSHPSKKLTTKETDEEEREGLLFIKGLLAEAGRQCEARSTSYVTRCHSLQSPLDPSFRGQSINSQDEKNLPDGTLRQKRAVQQLVHDCVNAALVNAGYDSHLSQRLHTSTIPNLIGEKVLGNGWINHFGSEMDDLCRKIEGRLLEELMQEVVVELACRM; this is encoded by the exons ATGGAGTCAAGAAATGATCCACCTAATTTGGTTGCTAAATTAATGGGACTTGAAGCCCTCCCCAAACAGAAGCCCGGCTCAGTTGTTCCAAGAATCCATTCTGGAGGTTATCCTCGAAATAGTTCGGATGTCTCTATGAGTTACTGGAAACAACAGGATGAATTCTCTCACTACCTCAATCCAAATGAACACAAAGCTACTCGTGAAATTTGGCAGCAATCGCAGAGATCAAGTCACGTGGCAAGATCTAAGAAGACCACGGATGACAGAAAGATGGGTCTTGTTCGTCAGAATTTCATTGAAGCAAAACGCCTCTCTGTGAATGAAAGACATCGTCAATCTAAGAAATTCCAAGATGCACTAGAAGTTCTGAGTTCCAATAAAGACTTATTCCTTAAATGTCTGCAAGAACCGCATTCAGTGTCCTCTGAGAATCTTTACAGTCGGCAGTCTGCTTCCAGTCATCCAGAGACAAAACGGATCACTATTCTTAGACCTACAAAGAGGATAGAGAACAATGACTTTGTGGAGACTGGGATTAGAgatacaaagaaaataaagaaagggGCCTCTCCTCAGCAGAATGGACTGGAGAAAGTTCAACCAGGAAGTTCCTCTCCTGAAGGTCTTAATTGTTACGAAAATCCCTCTCGACCGACAAAAATTGTAGTTTTAAAACCTACACGTAAGAAAGCATGTAATGATATGACTGTGGCTTCTCCACATTTAGAACAACCAATGATGCTGCAAAGGGAAGACTTCTTTAGGCATATTGAAGAGGGTGAGGGTCAAGAATCAAGAGATGTAGCAAAAGGAATCGCTCAACAAATGCATGCCAAATTTGGCCAGCatcacaaaaatgaaaacttgATTTCGTCTGTATTATTGAATGACTACATAGGTGATGATAATCTCTGTCATTCAGAGGCCATGTCACCTGTATCTAAGCTTTCAGGGGATTATGTTGATATGCTTAGCCCTTACTCTACGTCTACTTCATCTCGGCCATCTTATTCTCCAGAATCATCAGTTAGCAGAGAAGCGAAGAAACGTCTTTCTGAAAGATGGGCCATGATGCCACCTAATGAGATTGGTCAAGAACAAAAACAATATCAGAGAAGCTCCAGCACTTTAGGTGAGATGCTCGCTTTAACTGAGACAAAACCATTGTATTCTCATGGCGAAGAAGGCAGTTCAAGCCAGGAATCTGGGGACTTCGAATTTCTCTTCGTTAATCAATGGAGACGAGATGAAGCAATGGATAATCCACCAAGAAATCTGATGAGGTCAAAATCTGTTCCGGTATCTGGTTGGATTGGAACTAGGTTGAATATTGGCAGTTCAGTTTCAGGAGAGGAGAAATCAGAATCTTATAAGGAGGATGGAAAA AATGGATTGGTCACAGAGAAATTCAGGGCATCTCGAAGCCTAAGCAAAAATCTTGACCAGCCTAGCCCGATATCTGTCTTAGATCCATCATTTGAGGAGGAGTATATACAAAAGTCAGCTTCTTATTATGCTAAGCCTGAACAACAAG TTTCTTTCCTTCTCACCAATTCAGGAGTGGAGTCCCCCCGCTTATCTATAGGATCACGTATGATTGACAAATCGCCACCTATCGGATCCATTGCACGAAGTCCTTGTTCGAATGACCCCTTTGTAAATGCAGGCTCTTCTCACCCCTCCAAGAAATTAACCACCAAAGAAACAGATGAAGAAGAACGAGAAGGCCTTTTATTTATCAAGGGATTATTAGCTGAGGCTGGTCGCCAATGTGAGGCCCGTTCTACCTCGTATGTGACAAGATGTCACTCACTTCAGAGCCCATTGGACCCATCTTTTAGAGGCCAGAGTATTAATTCTCAAGATGAAAAGAATCTGCCGGATGGCACGCTAAGGCAGAAGCGAGCAGTTCAACAACTCGTGCATGATTGTGTAAATGCAGCATTAGTAAATGCAGGATATGACTCACACCTGAGCCAAAGACTCCATACATCCACTATACCCAACTTGATCGGGGAGAAGGTACTGGGCAATGGTTGGATCAATCATTTCGGGTCGGAGATGGATGATTTATGCAGGAAAATTGAAGGGAGGCTGCTAGAAGAGCTCATGCAGGAAGTGGTGGTTGAATTAGCGTGTAGAATGTAA
- the LOC125222507 gene encoding photosystem I reaction center subunit IV A, chloroplastic-like — MASSSIASAACGFVLAQNVSSNTTTLKPNMVCFSLKNTRSSRLVVRAAEEADKPAEAPAEAPKVAKPPPVGPPRGSKVRILRKESYWYKGVGSVVAVDQDPKTRYPVVVRFNKVNYANVSTNNYALDEVEAVA, encoded by the exons ATGGCAAGCAGCAGCATAGCATCAGCTGCATGTGGATTTGTGTTGGCACAAAATGTGTCATCAAACACAACCACTCTCAAGCCCAACATGGTCTGCTTCTCTCTCAAGAATACCAGAAGCTCTAGGCTCGTTGTAAGGGCAGCGGAAGAGGCCGATAAACCAGCCGAAGCCCCTGCTGAAGCACCTAAAGTAGCCAAGCCGCCGCCGGTTGGCCCCCCAAGAGGCTCTAAG GTGAGAATCCTTAGGAAGGAATCATACTGGTACAAGGGCGTTGGTTCAGTTGTTGCTGTTGATCAG GACCCAAAGACTCGGTACCCAGTGGTGGTGCGGTTCAACAAAGTGAACTACGCAAATGTATCTACAAACAACTACGCTTTGGATGAAGTGGAAGCCGTTGCATGA
- the LOC125222506 gene encoding protein LOW PSII ACCUMULATION 1, chloroplastic: protein MAALPRLPTLLIDCPPSFLHLRSFAVTKIGYSIRRRKGRSSAVTCSASGGPSSSEISSTAKIRSEVLSPFRTVRMFFYVAFIASGSLGGFIALSQLVGALANPSRAADVTDILKDLAIDIGAVSAFAFLYYRENNAKNAQVARLSREEFLSNLKLRVDERRIVPLSAFRGIARLVILAGPASFIQDSFKLSEPFSDSLLERGILVVPFVVDGGSPKFEFEEKEETKDIDSKRKRLWQLAPVYTAEWSEWLNEQKKLAKVSPESPVYLSLRMDGRVRGSGVGYPPWNAFVAQLPPVKGMWTGLLDGMDGRV from the exons ATGGCCGCGCTGCCGCGGCTCCCTACCCTCCTTATTGATTGCCCGCCATCTTTCCTTCACCTTCGCAGTTTCGCCGTCACGAAAATCGGCTACTCAATACGACGCCGGAAAGGTCGATCCTCCGCCGTCACGTGCTCCGCCTCCGGAGGGCCTTCTTCGTCTGAGATCAG TTCCACGGCCAAAATACGAAGTGAAGTTCTGTCTCCATTTCGCACAGTTCGAATGTTCTTTTATGTTGCTTTTATAGCTAGTGGTTCCCTTGGAGGATTCATAGCCCTCAGCCAGCTAGTTGGCGCCCTTGCGAATCCATCAAGAGCTGCTGATGTCACCGACATCCTCAAGGATCTAGCCATAGATATAGGAGCAGTCTCTGCTTTTGCATTTCTTTATTATAGGGAGAACAATGCTAAGAACGCTCAGGTGGCTAGGCTTTCAAGAGAGGAGTTTCTCTCGAATCTCAAGCTTCGTGTGGACGAGAGGAGGATTGTTCCTCTCAGTGCTTTCAGGGGAATTGCCCGCCTTGTTATCCTAGCCGGTCCTGCAAGCTTCATCCAAGACTCGTTCAAACTCAGTGAACCTTTCTCCGACAGCCTCCTTGAAAGAGGGATTCTTGTTGTACCATTTGTAGTCGATGGAGGTTCGCCtaaatttgagtttgaagagaaagaagagacgAAGGATATTGATTCGAAAAGGAAAAGGCTGTGGCAGCTAGCGCCCGTTTACACTGCTGAATGGAGCGA GTGGTTGAATGAGCAAAAGAAACTGGCTAAGGTCTCTCCTGAATCTCCGGT GTACTTGTCTCTCCGAATGGATGGCCGAGTTCGAGGCAGTGGTGTCGGCTATCCTCCATGGAATGCGTTTGTCGCGCAGTTACCACCGGTGAAGGGAATGTGGACAGGCCTCCTCGACGGCATGGATGGTAGAGTTTAA